In the genome of Mycobacterium kansasii ATCC 12478, one region contains:
- a CDS encoding stage II sporulation protein M: protein MDVDAFLLTHRGTWDRLDQLVKKRRSLSGAEIDELVELYQRVSTHLSMLRSVSSDSLLVGRLSSLVARARAAVTGAHAPLTSTFVRFWTVSFPVVAYRAGRWWLATAVAFFAVVVLIAFWVAGSPEVQSVIGTPTEINELVNHDVESYYSEHPATSFALQVWVNNSWVAAKCIAMSVVLGLPIPLVLFQNAANVGVIAGLMFAAGRGGLLLGLLIPHGLLELTAVFLAAATGMRLGWSVIAPGDRPRGQVLAERGRGVVSVAVGLVGVLLVSGLIEAMVTPSPLPTFVRIAIGLLAEAAFVSYIVYFGRRAAKAGETGDIEDAPDVVPTS from the coding sequence ACCAGTTGGTCAAAAAGCGTCGCTCGCTGAGCGGTGCCGAGATCGACGAGCTCGTCGAGCTGTACCAGCGCGTGTCCACGCACCTGTCGATGCTGCGGTCCGTGTCCTCGGACTCGCTGCTGGTCGGCCGGCTGTCAAGCCTGGTCGCCCGGGCGCGGGCCGCGGTCACCGGCGCGCATGCGCCGCTGACAAGTACCTTCGTCCGGTTCTGGACGGTGTCCTTCCCGGTCGTCGCCTACCGCGCCGGGCGCTGGTGGTTGGCTACGGCGGTGGCGTTCTTCGCCGTCGTGGTGCTCATTGCGTTCTGGGTGGCCGGCAGTCCCGAAGTGCAGTCCGTCATCGGCACTCCGACCGAGATCAACGAATTGGTCAACCATGACGTCGAGTCGTATTACAGCGAGCACCCGGCGACGTCGTTCGCGCTGCAGGTCTGGGTGAACAATTCCTGGGTGGCCGCCAAGTGCATCGCGATGTCGGTCGTGTTGGGCCTGCCGATACCGCTGGTGCTCTTCCAGAACGCGGCTAACGTCGGAGTGATTGCCGGTCTGATGTTCGCGGCGGGCAGGGGCGGCCTGCTGCTGGGGCTGCTGATTCCGCACGGGCTGCTCGAGCTGACGGCGGTGTTCCTGGCCGCCGCTACCGGGATGCGGCTGGGCTGGTCGGTGATCGCGCCCGGTGACCGGCCGCGCGGACAAGTCCTGGCCGAGCGGGGCCGCGGCGTGGTGTCGGTGGCCGTGGGCCTGGTGGGGGTGTTGCTGGTGTCCGGGCTGATCGAAGCGATGGTGACGCCGTCACCGTTGCCGACCTTCGTCCGCATCGCCATCGGCCTCCTCGCCGAGGCCGCGTTCGTGTCCTACATCGTGTACTTCGGTCGTCGCGCCGCCAAGGCCGGGGAGACCGGCGACATCGAGGACGCTCCCGACGTGGTGCCCACCAGCTGA